Proteins encoded by one window of Octopus bimaculoides isolate UCB-OBI-ISO-001 chromosome 4, ASM119413v2, whole genome shotgun sequence:
- the LOC106881662 gene encoding uncharacterized protein LOC106881662, whose translation MGSCYSHHNPSLKVSQLSNRDSFEHLFKTNSGELVWSCSYTKWLQGIKNVSGFTDKTNFSSSRDPHRRNGILVKPDNTDGQHFSVKLPSMFEAVVSNKTASCTNSVVINGLNPFTTATTTMPVRCWDSLPVMFKEACIISYHDNLAVLQLNPSREDLMAVFYVLDLTHQLALADFSIAYYLRRWYECYISPKKKRILLRPDHTTRVLVMPDNYFLRKMRVHPSNDITVSTVSPSLRAKVLTFNAQAGDNCIVVSWCRCIQVQHIESGEIVKSVEGLLLRAGIQQIRSSQSGDFLAVRCVHPVHTKEYKVNVVGVIDYHKLELLMTIDVKGCYWPFSDVVNLQVFPRFSPSEACIAVMKNLPYKRQVFTYKLPIVHLNLQYLCRRRILHLVSLKDVKHLPLPSRLIEYLTSYIDV comes from the coding sequence ATGGGAAGCTGTTACAGCCATCACAATCCCTCCCTGAAAGTTAGCCAGCTTAGCAATCGGGATTCGTTTGAACATTTGTTCAAAACAAACAGTGGGGAGCTGGTGTGGTCCTGCTCTTATACAAAATGGCTACAAGGTATTAAAAATGTTAGTGGCTTCACTGACAAGACTAACTTCAGCAGTTCCAGAGATCCACATCGACGGAATGGTATTCTTGTTAAACCTGATAACACAGATGGTCAGCATTTCAGTGTGAAGTTACCTTCAATGTTTGAAGCTGTAGTCTCCAACAAAACCGCCTCTTGTACAAACTCTGTAGTTATCAATGGGCTGAATCCATTTACCACTGCTACAACCACTATGCCGGTCCGCTGCTGGGATTCTTTGCCTGTCATGTTCAAAGAGGCTTGTATTATTAGTTACCATGACAACTTAGCTGTACTTCAACTGAACCCATCCCGAGAAGATCTCATGGCTGTATTCTATGTATTGGATTTAACTCATCAGTTGGCACTAGCCGATTTCAGCATTGCTTACTATCTTCGGCGCTGGTATGAATGCTACATAtcaccaaaaaagaaaaggattctGTTGCGACCAGACCATACCACTCGTGTTCTTGTAATGCCAGACAATTATTTTCTACGCAAAATGAGAGTTCACCCTTCAAATGACATTACTGTAAGTACTGTGTCACCGTCACTTCGTGCCAAGGTACTTACTTTTAATGCCCAGGCTGGGGACAATTGCATTGTTGTGAGCTGGTGCCGGTGTATCCAGGTACAACATATTGAATCTGGAGAAATTGTAAAATCTGTCGAGGGACTTTTATTACGAGCAGGTATTCAACAAATTCGCTCCAGTCAATCAGGAGATTTCCTTGCTGTACGCTGTGTCCATCCTGTCCATACAAAAGAATACAAAGTAAATGTTGTTGGAGTAATAGACTATCACAAGCTCGAATTGCTAATGACTATCGATGTAAAAGGTTGTTACTGGCCATTTTCAGATGTAGTTAATCTACAAGTATTTCCCCGTTTCTCACCCAGTGAAGCTTGCATTGCTGTTATGAAAAACTTACCTTACAAACGGCAGGTCTTCACATATAAACTGCCTATCGTTCACCTCAACTTACAGTATTTATGTCGCCGAAGGATTCTCCATTTAGTTTCATTAAAGGATGTCAAACATTTACCTCTCCCAAGTCGGCTTATTGAGTACCTAACTTCTTATATTGATGTGTGA